The window AACGCGTCGACCGGCCCGGTGTAGATCAGGTGCCGGTGCGCGATGACCGGCAGGACCTCGCGGTAATCGGTGTTCAGCAGCACGGGAATGCCGCGCAGGAGGTTCTGGAACAGCCGCGTGTACCCGTGCCGGGGCATCGCCTGGTACGTGTCCGTGAAGTACCGGTCGTCGCGGGTGGTGCGGGTGGGCACGCGCGCGGTGACGCTGGCATCCAGCTCGCTGGGATCAAGCCCCCACTGCTTGTGGGTGTACCCCTGGAAGAACTTGCGGTACAGATCACGCCCGATCTTGGACACGACCACGTCCTCGCTGGTGCGCACCTGCTCGACCGGTTCCGCGCGGGACGCGAAGAATTCCTCCAGTTCAAAGGACGTGAGGTTCAGGCCGTACAGGGCGTTCACGGTGTCGAGGTTGATGGGCATCGGGACGAGCTGCCCGTCCACGCTGGCCCGCACGCGGTGCTCGTAGGGCCGCCACTCGGTGAAGCGCGAGAGGTACGCGAACACGTCCGCCGAGTTCGTGTGGAAGATGTGCGGCCCGTACGGGTGAATCAGGACGCCCGCGTCATCGTAGGTGTCATAGGCGTTCCCGCCGACGTGGGCGCGGCGCTCCACGACCAGCACCCGGCAGCCCGCGCTGCGCAGCTGCTCGGCCAGCACGCTGCCCGCGAACCCCGCGCCGACAATCAGGTAATCGTATGGCTCAGCGGCTGGCCCGGCCTCCGGGCTCACGCGCGCCCCGAACGGACCGCTGCGGCTGCCCGCTCGGCCCGGACCTGCGCGGCCGCATCCAGCTGCCGCTGCATGTCCGCCCACGTCCTGCCCCACGAGAGCGTGCTCAGGTACGCGTCTGCCCGCGCGCGCCGGTCCTCGCCGCCGGGCGTGCCCGCCTCGGCCAGGGCGGCGCCGCACGCGGCACTGAACGCCTCGGCGCCGTCCGCGACCCGCACGAGGTCCTGCTGCCCGTACGGCCGGATCACGTCGCGGATGCCGGTCGACACGACCGGCAGGCCCGCCGCGAGGTACTCGGGGGTCTTGGTCGGCGAGATGAACGTCGTGGCGTCATTGTGCGCGAAGGGCAGCAACCCAGCGTCCCAGTGCGCCATGAACGCCGGCAGGTCCGCGTACGCCTGCATGCCGACGTAGTGCAGGTTGGGCGCCTGCGGCAGGTCCTCCGGGCTGATCTTCACGACCGGGCCGATCATCACGATCTGCCACTCCGGGTGCCGCGCGGCCAGGTCGCCCAGCAGCGCGGTGTCCAGCCGCTCATCAATCACCCCGGCGAACCCCAGGCGCGGGCGGGGCAGGTCCCGCTGCGCTGCCGGGTCATCCAGATCGGTGCGCGCCGCGTGAAAGTGCGCGGTGTCCACGCTGGACGGGAAGGGATGCGCGTTCGGATGCTGCTCGCGCTTGGCCTCGTACAGGCGGTGCCCGCCGGTGAAGACCACGTCCGCGCGGTCCAGGAGCGCCGCCTCCCGCACGCGCAGTTCGGGCGGCGCGCCACGGAACAGGCTGAGTTCATCCATGCAGTCGTACACCGTCAGGCGGGGGCGCAGCAGGGCCGCGACCGGGTATTCCATGGGCGTGTACACCCACAGGTCGTACTCCTGCACGCCCGCCTCCTGCACGAGGTTCCGCAGCAGCCGCGCCGTGCGGGCCTGCGACTCGGCCGGTGAGTGCCCGATCTCGATGTGCGGCACGCACACGTGCACGTTCGGCTGGACCTCCTGCACGTCCAGGTGATCGTCGTGCTGGCCGAAGATGGGTTCCTCGATGAAATAGACGGCGCGGTCGGCGGCGGCCTGCGTCATCAGATGCTGGGGCCGCTGGAACACGAAATTCCAGCGGAGGTGGGACAGAACAAGCAGGGCCGGCTGGGTGATGCGACTCATGGAGCCTCCTGAAAAGGGTCAAGCGGGCGCCAGCGCGCAGAGGAGCTGGCGTCGCCGGGTGGAGGCGGAATTTCCCGGACTCTAGCTCTGCCGTTCTGGTGCAAACGTAGCCATTGGTGCCGAATGACGACAGCGGGCCGGGTGTGTGAAGGTCGCGTTCAGGTTGAGGTTTCAGGCCTGCCCTGGACGCGCGCTTCGTCCCACAGCAGGTCGGTCGCTCCCAGCGGTCCACGGTGCAGTAACCACTGTGCGAGGGTCCCCAACGCGCGGCCCGGGTCCTGAGCGCCAGGTTCCAGACCGGCAACCAGCTGCCTGGCGCGCCCCGCCGCCTCACCGGTCAGCTGCTCGGCCACGGCCACGGCGGCCAGCGTGTCCTGCGGCGCCCGGTCCGGCATGCCCCTCGCGGCGGCCAGAACGGCCTGCCAGGCGCCCTCCTGCGCCGCCACCGCCCGCGCCAGCCTCCCCACGGCCGGGTCGTGCGCCGGGACGGCCTGCGCGCGCAGCTGCCCCCGGACCTGCTCGGTCACGTCATCGGCCGCGCCCAGTCGCGCCGCCAGTCCCCGCAGGGCCAGCACCGCCGCGTCCCCGGTGACCTGATCCGCCAGTGGGGCGTCAGGACGACCGGCAGGCCCGGACACCCGCAGGCTGGCCGCGGTGCCCCCCGGGGCCGGTGTGCCGCGCCCTGCCGCAGCCAGTTCAGCCGTCGCTGGCTGGCCGCCAGGGCCGCTCCGGGCGTCTGGCAGGCCGCACGGCCACTGGCGCCCCAACCACTGGGCGGCCTCCAGGTGCGCGCGGCCCACCAGGCGCAGCGTCCGGAGGCGGTCCTGTTCGGACCCCTGACCCGCCAGTCCGGTCAGCCCGGCGCGCCGCAGGGTCACGGCGGCCTGATCCAGAGTGCCGCCCCTGGCCGCGCTGAGATCCGCCAGTGCCGCGGCCAGGTGGCGGTCCGGGTCGGCGGTCAGCTCGGCCCCGCGCGCCTGCTCGTCCCGGCTCTGCTGCTCCTGCACCTGGGCGTCCCGCAGGGCGTCCAGCAGCGGCGCGTGCACCGGGCGGTACCCGTCCCGGTCCGGGTAGTCCCACAGGCCGTTGTGACAGTGGCGGTCGTCGTCCCAGCCCGGGTGGTTCACGACCGGGTACAGGCACACGCCGTGCACCGGCACGCCCTGGGCGCGCGCCTGCAGCGCCTCGGCCGCCACCCGCCGGAACCACGGCGCGCGCGCGTCATCCTCGGCGCCGGTCTCAGCGACCAGCAGGGGGCGGCCGTACCGGGCGTGCAGTTCGGCCAGCAGCGCCGACAGGGGCCGGTACGCGGCGTGCTCGGGCGGCAGCACCTCGCGCTGCTCATGCTCGGGGTGATGCCGCCACTGGTTGTACGGGTAGAAGTTCGCGCCGATGACGTCCAGGTAGCGGGGGTGGCCGCCCAGTTCCGGGTTCAGCCGGCCGCTGAGCATGTCCAGCGCCTCGAACTGCGCCTCGTGCATGGCCCGGGCGGTCAGGTCCTCCGCGGGCCGCTGCGGGTCGGGCGCCACGTGAATGAGCGGCTCGGCGTGCAGGAAGCGCGCGGTGGGCAGCACGTCACGCGCGGCGTCCATGCCCGCCAGGACCGCCCGGACCAGCGCCCGCTTGAGCCGCGCACCCTGATCCCGCGCGAACGGGTTGAGGTACCCGACCTCGCCGCCCGCCCAGGCAAAAAAGGACAGTTCGTTGATGGGGCACAGCCACACCGGTGTGGGCGGGTGCAGCGGCGACGCCTGCGCCGCGTGCCCCAGGTAGGCGGCGCACTCACGCGCGTACCGGGCAAACCGGGCGGGGAAGTCCGGCGCGAACACGTCCACGTGGTCCGGCACGCCGTAGTGCAGCAGGTCCCAGATGACCTGCACGCCCGAGTCCTGCGCGGCCTGCACCTGCGCCTGCGCGGACGAGAAGTCGAAAGTGCCGGGCTGGCGTTCAATGAGCGGCCAGCGCAGCCCGTCGCGCGCGCCGAGCAGGCCCGCGGCGCGCAGGCGGGCGTAGTCCTCTGCGGCGAAGTGATCGTGCCGGGTCGCGTCGATCACGTCCACCCGGCGGCCCGAGGGCCGGCGGTGGGCGCTGCATTCAAAGCCTCCCAGGAAAAAGGAGGGCAGCAGGGTGGATGACACGGCGCCCAGCATTGCACGCACCTGTAAGGCGACACTGCGGCGCGCGCCGCGCCGGCCAACACCGTTTCTTTAGGAAGGCCTCAGGGCCCGCGGTTATGGATGAGCTTGGTGGGAAACGTTGCATCTGCACGCCAAGAACCGCGCCTACGCTGACCGCCATGACCTGCACCCCAGCACTGGACGAACTGCATGAGCACTGATGACCGCGCGGCGGTCGAGGCGGCCCTGCGCGGCCCTGCGGTGACGCCCCCCACCCGCGCGGCGCTGCTGGCCCGCTTAAACGCCCGCTACGATCGGCAGTACTTCACGCCCGCCGAGTTCGGGCAGCTGCGCGCGGCCGCCGTGCGCCTCGTGCCGCACGACCCGGCCGAGCTGGACCTGGCTGGACTCGTGGACGACCGCCTGCACGCGGGCCGCACGGACGGCTGGCGGTACGCGGACAGCCTCCCGGACGGCGACGCCTACCGCGCCCTGCTGGCGGCCCTCCCGGCTGACTTTGCCACGCTGGCGCCCGGCGCGCAGGATGAGGCGCTGCGCGCCGTCCAGACCCGCCTGCCCCGCGCGTTCGAGGACCTGCTGGCTGAACTGGTCGAGGGCTTCGTGTCGCACCCCCTGACGAGCTACCGCTTCGGGTACGCGGGCTTCATGGACGCGCCCGGCTGGCCGCAGGTCGGGCCGAACGAACTGGAAGACCGGGAGGCGCAGTATGGCCGCTGAGTCGCGCGGGGCCCTCCCCGCAGCGCCGGACGTGCTGGTCATCGGCACCGGTGCTGGCGGCGCGCCGCTCCTGGCGCGGCTGGCCCAGGCGGGCCTGCGGGTCGTGGCGCTGGAAGCCGGGGAGCGCCACCCGCCCGGCGGGATCGCCACGGACGAGGTCGCGCAGGCGGGCCTGTTCTGGATGGATGAGCGCCTCGCGGCGGGCGGCGACCCGGTGGGCTTCGGGCGCAACAATTCCGGCCGGGGCGTGGGCGGCAGCACGCTGCACTTCACGGCGTACACCCCGCGCGCCCACCCGGACGACTTCACGCTGCGCCGCGACACCGGCCAGGGCGTGGACTGGCCCTTCGGGTACGACGAGCTTGAACCCTACTACGACGAGGTCGAGCAGTTTATTGGCGTGTCCGGTCCCGCCGAGTATCCGTGGGGCGGGCCGCGCACCACGCCGTACCGGCACCCGCCGCTGCCCCTGAACGGCGCGGCCCGGCTGATGGAACGCGCCTGCGCGGAGGTCGGCCTGCGCACCAGCCCCGCGGCGAACGCCGCCCTGAGCCGCCCGCAGGAGCAGGCGGGGTTCGGCGTGCGGCCTGCCTGCACGAACCGCGGCTTCTGCCAGGCGGGCTGCTCGACCGGCGCGAAGGCCAGCCTGGACGTGACGTACCTCGCGCTGGCCGAGCAGCACGGGGCCGTCATCGTGGACGGCGCGCAGGTCACGGCCCTGCTCACGGACGCCAGCGGCCGGGTGCGCGGCGCGCGGTTCGTCCGTGCGGGCCGCGAGGAGACGCTGGAGGCCGGCACGGTCGTCCTGGCGGCCGGCGCGATTGAAACGCCCCGGCTGCTGCTGCGGCAGAACCTCGCGAACTCGTCCGGGCAGGTGGGCCGGAACTTCATGGCGCACGTGGGCGTGCAGGTGTGGGGCCTCGTCGAGGACGACCTGCGCCCCTACAAGGGCATTCCCGGCGGGCTGATCAGCGAGGACACGCACCGCGTCGACGGCGTGGTGGGCGGGTACCTGCTTCAGTCCCTGGGCGTGATGCCCGTCACGTACGCCACGCAGTTCGCGCGCGGCACCGGCACGTGGGGGCCCGCGCTGATCGACCACCTGAGCCGCTACAACCACGTGGCGGGCATCAACGTCCTGGGCGACTGCCTGCCCTACGCGCACAACTACCTGGAACTCTCGGATGAACTGGACGCCCGGGGGCTGCCCAAGCCGCGCGTGCACTTCACGTTCGGCGAGAACGAAAGGCGCATGAGCGCCCACGCCGAGGCCCTCATGCGGGACCTGTGGGCGCGCGCCGGGGCGCGGGACGTGTGGGCGCTGCCGCGCGCCGCGCACACCATCGGCACTGCCCGCATGGGCGAGGACCCTTCCAGCAGCGTGATCGACCCTGTGGGCCGCGCGCACGACACGCCGGGCCTGTGGATCTGCGACAACTCCACCTTCCCCAGTGCCCTGGCCGTCAACCCGGCCCTGACGCAGATGGCGCTGAGCCTGCGCACCGCCGACGCCCTGATCACCCACCTCAAGGAGACCGCGTGACCCCCTCTGACCCCCACCGACCCGGCCCGGACACGCTGGCCGGGACTGCCGCAACACACACACCTGAAGGCCAGACCAGCACCGAGCCGCCCATCCCGCCGACCCTTCCGCAGCCGCGCGCGCAGCAGGTCGGGTACGCCGTGCTGGGTCTGGGGGAACTGACCCTGGATGAACTGCTGCCCGCGTACGCCACCGCCGGCCGCTCGCGCCTGGCGGCCGTGGTCAGTGACGATCATGACAAGGCCGTGCAGTCGGCCCTGGCGTACGGCCTGAGTGAGGCGGACGCGTACTCCTACGACACCTTCGAGGCGCTGGCCGGGCGGGACGACGTGCAGGCGGTGTACATCGTGCTGCCCAACACCCTGCACCGCGAGTACACCGAGCGGGCCGCCCGCATCGGCAAGCACGTCCTGTGCGAGAAACCCCTGGCGGGCAGCGTGGAGGACGCCGAGGCGATGGTCCGCGCCTGCCGTGGCGCCGGGGTGTACCTGATGACCGCGTACCGCTGTCAGTACACGCCCGTTCACTGGCGCGCCCGCGACCTCGTGCAGAGCGGCGAGCTGGGCGCCGTGAAACTCATTCACGCCGTGAACGTCCAGGTGGAACCCGACGAGGGGCAGTGGCGCCTCCGGCGGGACCTGGCCGGGGGCGGCAGCCTGCTGGATGTGGGCCTGTACTGCATCAACACTGTCCGCTTCCTGCTGGGCACCGAGCCCCTTGAGGTCACGGCCCGCACCCACAGCACGCCCGGCGACCCGCGCTTCACGGAGGTCGAGGAGAGCGTCAGCTTCCAGCTGGCCTTCCCGGGTGGCGTCCTCGTGAGCTGCTCGTGCTCGTACGGCGCGGCCCACGCCCGCACCCTGGACGTGTACGGCGCCCAGGGCCGCCTCAGCCTCGACCCGGCCTTCGACTACACAGACCTGCGCCTGCGGGTGCACACGCCCGACACCATCACCGAACACCGCCTGAAGGAGAGTGACCAGTTCACGCTGGAAATCGATCACTTCTCCCGCTGCATCCAGGAACGCCGCGGTCCCTTCACGCCCGGCGAGGAGGGCCTGCAGGACGAACGCATCATGGCCGCGATCTACCAGAGTGCCCGCGAGGGGCGCCCGGTGCCCCTGGACGAACACCCGGGACGGGACGTGTTCCGCGGCGCGCCGCCCGAGCGGCCCCTCATGGAGCGCGCCTGACATGCCGCCCCTGAGTTTCCTCACCACCGCCGAGCGGCTGAAGGTCAAAGTCGGCGGGCAGAAGATCTACGCGGGTGACGAGTTCGGCGGCGCGCGCGGCGCGACCGGTCAGGGCCGCCCGAACGGCAGCCCCCGCAACTTCATGTTCGCCACCGGCATCGAATGCTCGTACCCGAAGATCGCGGGCGGCGTGCGGCGCGACCAGCTGCGCGAATGCGGTCACTACGAACACTGGGAGCAGGATTTCGACCTCGTGCAGGGCCTGGGTATCCAGTACCTCCGCTACGGCCTGGCGTTCCATGAGATCTGCACCGGCCCCGGCGAGTACGACTGGGCGCGCGCGGACGAACTGATGGGCGGCCTGCGTGCGCGCGGCATCACGCCCATCCTGGACCTGATGCACTTCGGGCTGCCCGACTGGCTGGGTGACTACCAGAACCCGGAGCTGCCCGTGCACTTCGCTGCGTACGCGGGCGAGGTGGCCCGCCGCTACAGCTGGGTGCGCTTCTTCACGCCCGTCAACGAGATCTACGTCACGGCCCGCTTCAGCGGTCTGGACGGCCTGTGGAACGAGCGGCTGCGCTCGCAGCGGGCCTTCATCACGGCGCTGAAGCACGCGGCGGCTGCCAGTATTCTGGCCTGCCACGCGATCGTGCGGGAACGGCCCGACGCGGTCATCGTGCAGTCCGAGAGTGCCGAGTTCCTGCACGACGCGCAGGCCGAGCCGCGCGAGGACATCACGCTGCACAACAAGCTCAGCTGCCTGTCCATGGACCTGCTGTACGCCCATCCACCCGACGCGGACGTGTACCGTCACATCCGCGCCCACGGCCTGCGCGCCGACGAGTACGACTGGTTCATGGCGGGCAAGCAGCCCGGGCATCAGGTGATCGGCAGCGACTACTACGGCCGCAACGAACGCATCGTCCTGCCCGACCGCACGGAGGTCGGCGCGGAGGACATTCTGGGCTGGCGCACCTTGATGCGCCGCCTGTTCGAACGCTACCGGCACCCGGTCATGCACACCGAGACCAATACCTTCGACGCGGAACGCAACCCCGCCTGGATGTGGAAACAGTGGATGCACGTCCTGCAACTGCGGCGCGAGGGCGTCCCCGTGCTGGGCTTCACGTGGTACTCCCTGACGGACCAGATCGACTGGGACACCGCGCTGGCCGAGCACAACGGCCGCGTCAACCCGGTCGGCCTGTACGACCTGGCCCGCCGTCCCCGCCCCGTGGAAGGCGCCTACCGCAGTCTTCTGGAGCAGTTCGGGCAGATCGCCCTGGCACCCCTCGGGGAGATCTTCGAACTCAGCGGCGAGCCCGCCTCGCTGAAAGTCCAGCGGTGACGGGCCCTGCCGTCCTCGTGCACGGCTTCGGCACGTCCAGCCACATGTGGCGGCCCGTGGTGGCCGGGCTGCGCGGCGCCCTCACCCCGGACCTGCCGGGCTTTGGGAGGGCGGCCGCGCAGGGCCAGCCGGGTCAGGGCACGGCGGACATGGCCGCCGCCCTGGCCGGGTACCTGCGGGACCGGCCGCCCGTCACGCTGGTCGGGCACTCTATGGGCGGCAAGGTCGCCCTGCTCGTGGCGGCCCGCTGGCCGGACCGCGTGGCCCGGCTGATCCTGGTCGCGCCCTCTCCGCCCACCCCGGAACCCATGCCGGACGAGGGACGCGCCGCCCTGCGCGCCGCTCACGGCGACGCCGCGGCCCTGCGGCGGCAGTACGCGCAGATCACCCGGCAGCCGCTGGAGGACCAGGACTTGGCCCAGCTGATCCGCGACGGTCAGCGTGCCAGTCCGGACGCCTGGGTGGCCTGGCCGGACGTCGGCAGCCGCGAGGATATTCACGCGCTCACCACGGACCTGCGGCCGCCCGTCACGGTCCTCTTCTCCGAGGATGACCCCGCGATCCGCCCGGACGTGATCCGCCGCGAGGTGCTGGCCCGCCTGCCCCACGCGCAGGCGCGGCCGGTCAGCGGCAGCGGGCACCTCCTGCCGCTGGAACGGCCGGACCTGGTGCTGGCCGCCCTGCGGGACGCGGGCGCCTAACCTGCCGTAGGACCGCACCCAATTGCGTTTCCCCACCGACCGTTGAGCCCCCCTTTACACGCCGTCTGGCCCGCGCGGGCGCCCGGTACTCTGCCCCTATGAGTCGAAACGAGATCCTCAAAGGCGCGCTGATCGGCGCGGTCGCCGGACTGGCCGGAGCCTTCGTGAAGGCTCAGGTCGAGCCGCCACTCCAGCGGCTGACCGAACACCACTTCCCGCCCACCCCAGCCGAGAAGAAGATGACGGGCGCCGACCCGATCGGCCGTCAGGATCACATGCCACCCGCCGAGATGATCCAGGCCGCCGCCGACGCCACCGGACACGACATCAGCAAGAAGGAGAAGCTGGAAGCGCAGCAGGTCATTCACTACGCCATGGGCGCCGCCCTCGGCGCCGCGTACGGCGCGCTGGCCGCCGCCAACCCCCGCGTCTCCTGGGGGGCCGGCGTGCCCGCCGGCGCGGTCATGTACGGCCTCACCCACGCGACCGCCGTGCCCGCCACCGGCTTCCAGGCGTGGCCGTGGCAGCTGCCCCTCGCGGCCGTCCTGTGGGAGGCCGGATCGCACCTCGCCTTCGGCCTAACCACCGACCTGACCCGCCGGGGCCTCACCGCCCTTGACCCCACCGAATAGGTCCAGCGTGCCCAGGGCCAGTGCGAGCTGAACCGGCTGGCCAGTGAACAGGCGGTACGGCGAAGGCCGCACCTGTTTGCCGCAGTAGGGGAAGCACAGAGCGGCCGCCCGGGCATACCCCCGGGCGGCCGCCTGCTCTCTGTACGGTCGGCACAGCAATTAATGAATCTGTCCAGGGTCCGGCCGGTCGGCTGGTTCAGTCGGCGGCGTGCAGGGCCGGGGCGTGGCGGTCGAGGCGGACGCTGAGCAGGGTCAGGAGCAGGCCGCCTGCGACGAACAGCGCGCCGATCCAGGGAGTGGCGGCCAGGCCCAGGGCGCTGCTGACGACCAGCCCACCGATGAAGGCACCCGCGGCAATGCCGAGGTTGAACGCGGCGATGTTCAGGGCGCTGGCGACGTCCACGCCGCCGGGCGTGAAGTGTTGCGCGAGCTGCACGACGTACACCTGTAGGCCCGGGACGTTCGCGAAGGCCAGGGCGCCCATCAGGAACAGGGTGATCACGGCGAGGACGGGGTGCGGGGCGGTGAAGGTGAAGGCGAGCAGCACGAGCGCCTGCGCGAGGAACAGCGTGGTCAGCGCCCGGACGGGGTCGCGGTCGGCCATCTTCCCGCCGATGACGTTGCCGATGGCGATGGCGACGCCGTACACGAGCAGCAGGACGCTGACCATGCCCGCGCTGAAGCCGCTGATGGTTTCCAGGACGCTGCCGAGGTACGTGAAGGTGACGAAGGTGCCGCCGTATCCGAGGGCGGTCATGGCGAACACGAGCAGAAGGCGGGGGTGGACGAGCACGCGGGCCTGCTGGGTCAGGGTGGTGACTTCCCCACGGGGGAGGGTGCGGGGCAGCAGGGCGGCGGTGGCAATCAGGGAGACGACGCCCAGGGCGGTAATGATCCAGAAGGTGGCGCGCCAGCCGAGTTCCTGGCCGACCCAGGTGCCGACGGGGACGCCGATGGCGGTGGCGAGGGTCAGGCCCGCGAACATGGTGGCGATGGCGCTGGCGCGTTTTTCGGGGGCAACGAGGCCGGCGGCGATGGTGCTGCCGACGCTGAAGAACACGCCGTGTGCCAGGGCGCTGAGGATGCGGGCGGTCATCAGGAGGGCGTAGGTGCCGGACAGGGCGGCGGCGACGTTGGCGGCGGTGAAGAGGGCCATCAGGCCGAGGAGCAGGTGGCGACGGGGGAGGCGGCCGGTCAGGGCAGTGAGGACCGGCGCGCCGATGGCGACGCCCAGGGCGTAGCCGCTGACGAGGAGTCCGGCGCTGGGAACGCTGACGTGCAGGTCGGCGGCGATGGTGTTGAGCAGGCCGACGATGACGAATTCGGTGGTGCCGATGGCGAAGGCGCTGATGGCCAGGGCGAGCAGGGCTGGGGGCATGGGGGTCTCCTGGAATGGGGTGAGGCAGCCGCGAGGGCTCAGGGCTGCTAGAGTATTTGCACAAGCAATGCTTGCATCTGCAAGTAAATTAGACTTGAAGGTCCACACTGTCAACCCCCACCCTGGAGCCACATGACCACCGACCTCGAAACCCGCTGGCAGACCCTCGACCACGAGTGGCAGACCATCAGCCGCGCCCTCGAACACGCCCTGAACACCCACCACGACCTCAGCCTCAGCGAATACCGCGTCCTCGCCGCGCTGGAAGCCAAACACGACCACCACCACCGCATGCAGGTCCTCGCCGACCTCGCCGGCCTCTCCCAGAGCGCCACCACCCGCCTCGTCGC of the Deinococcus radiotolerans genome contains:
- a CDS encoding MarR family winged helix-turn-helix transcriptional regulator, translated to MTTDLETRWQTLDHEWQTISRALEHALNTHHDLSLSEYRVLAALEAKHDHHHRMQVLADLAGLSQSATTRLVARLEAQDCGLLARYMCPTDRRGVYTEITPAGLQKLSRARQTLQQTLATLWTPTTPDPHAEAPSS
- a CDS encoding MFS transporter; the protein is MPPALLALAISAFAIGTTEFVIVGLLNTIAADLHVSVPSAGLLVSGYALGVAIGAPVLTALTGRLPRRHLLLGLMALFTAANVAAALSGTYALLMTARILSALAHGVFFSVGSTIAAGLVAPEKRASAIATMFAGLTLATAIGVPVGTWVGQELGWRATFWIITALGVVSLIATAALLPRTLPRGEVTTLTQQARVLVHPRLLLVFAMTALGYGGTFVTFTYLGSVLETISGFSAGMVSVLLLVYGVAIAIGNVIGGKMADRDPVRALTTLFLAQALVLLAFTFTAPHPVLAVITLFLMGALAFANVPGLQVYVVQLAQHFTPGGVDVASALNIAAFNLGIAAGAFIGGLVVSSALGLAATPWIGALFVAGGLLLTLLSVRLDRHAPALHAAD